From Cydia splendana chromosome 12, ilCydSple1.2, whole genome shotgun sequence, a single genomic window includes:
- the LOC134795381 gene encoding uncharacterized protein LOC134795381: protein MKSYRAPHQCFSQMLLYGLLFVFSCFSLREVAAVCERASICVTDATAASQCGAGQTFEPDGSHIFGCCPVCQASSGIPIEEEGCKEPSSCLDDGRYGPVQCKGDMFTGRCFCSDGDGNRIFGQMWRSEASEMTCACSRRRAELVAQGRSDVTLHCTSTGNYEPLQCDDGFCWCAEASTGQPTVPPVPQENMNMLPCYSAAMMGEQYLRRCESLVYALGMINQEQSEHGTNFLGNPNTFCDYDGSYGPYQIQNGIAYCTNKEGEILGAWQAMSSEMAGMNCNCARDTMMYFPERGMTVTDVCQGNGNYRPNQNVGDVYYCVDTDGYYIALLDAWPADQCASYA from the exons atgaaatcATATCGGGCACCACACCAGTGTTTTTCACAAATGCTTCTATACGGCCTTTTGTTTGTGTTCTCATGTTTCTCGTTGAGAGAAGTGGCGGCGGTGTGTGAAAGGGCCAGTATCTGTGTGACGGATGCGACCGCGGCGAGTCAGTGTGGGGCAGGTCAAACGTTCGAGCCAGATGGCTCACATATATTTGGATGCTGCCCGGTGTGTCAGGCGAGCAGTG GAATACCCATAGAGGAGGAGGGCTGTAAAGAACCTTCATCGTGTTTAGACGATGGACGATACGGTCCAGTGCAGTGCAAGGGTGACATGTTCACGGGAAG ATGTTTCTGTAGCGACGGAGACGGCAACAGGATATTTGGACAGATGTGGAGGAGCGAGGCCAGTGAAATGACTTGCG CCTGTAGTAGAAGAAGAGCGGAGCTAGTAGCTCAGGGCAGAAGTGACGTGACTCTTCACTGTACTTCGACTGGCAACTATGAACCGTTGCAGTGTGATGATGGATTCTGCTGGTGTGCTGAAGCTAGCACTGGGCAGCCAACAGTACCGCCGGTGCCACAGGAAAATATGAATATGCTACCGTGCT ACAGCGCCGCAATGATGGGAGAACAGTACCTCCGCCGCTGCGAAAGCCTCGTGTACGCATTAGGCATGATCAACCAAGAGCAATCTGAGCACGGAACCAACTTCCTAGGGAACCCCAATACGTTTTGCGATTACGACGGAAGCTACGGGCCTTATCAGATCCAGAACGGCAT TGCCTATTGCACGAATAAGGAGGGAGAAATTTTAGGCGCCTGGCAGGCCATGTCGAGCGAAATGGCTGGAATGAATTGCA ACTGCGCTCGTGACACAATGATGTATTTCCCCGAACGCGGCATGACCGTCACGGATGTCTGCCAAGGCAACGGCAACTATCGCCCTAATCAAAACGTTGGCGATGTCTACTATTGTGTCGACACGGATGGCTATTACATCGCGCTGCTGGACGCGTGGCCTGCCGACCAGTGTGCTAGCTACGCATAA
- the LOC134795363 gene encoding uncharacterized protein LOC134795363, producing MIEMKDMEGLNGNECWKEMANCIRRVAKDVLGESKGKGIIDKETWWWNEEVQEILKQKKQAFREWQKVKAGQETEEAIKRTKYMECKKMAKRAVAIARTTAQDKLYNSLNSPQGEKQLYRLAKARERTSRDVSYIKCVKDDAGRVLTKDEGIRERWKGYFERLMNEENDWSRVLDHKPINMGAVREIYMDEVRAAVRSMKNGKSVGPDDIPGEVWKLLREDGCKWLTLFFNKLLHEETIPDEWCDSLLVPIFKNKGDVQECNNYRGIKLMSHSMKIWEKVIERRLRHESDITQNQFGFMPGRGTTDAIFALRQLCEKYRRAKKNLHMVFVDLEKAYDRVPREVLWWALKEKSVPGKYVELIRSICWHHRQVQCHGRLAPGIGLKSLPLPAYYGRSVVGHTGGGTLVYAFR from the exons ATGATAGAGATGAAAGATATGGAAGGATTGAATGGGAACGAATGTTGGAAAGAAATGGCAAACTGTATAAGGAGAGTAGCGAAAGATGTCTTGGGAGAATCGAAAGGCAAAGGCATCATAGACAAGGAAACTTGGTGGTGGAATGAGGAGGTGCAGGAAATACTAAAGCAAAAGAAACAAGCATTTAGAGAATGGCAAAAGGTTAAAGCTGGACAAGAAACTGAGGAGGCAATAAAAAGAACGAAGTATATGGAATGTAAGAAGATGGCAAAACGTGCAGTTGCTATAGCCAGAACAACAGCACAGGACAAATTGTATAACTCCTTAAATAGTCCTCAAGGCGAAAAGCAGCTGTACCGCCTTGCCAAAGCGAGAGAAAGGACTTCCCGTGATGTAtcttatataaaatgtgtgaaaGATGATGCAGGAAGGGTGCTAACGAAAGATGAAGGCATAAGAGAACGTTGGAAAGGCTACTTTGAAAGGTTGATGAATGAAGAGAATGATTGGAGTAGAGTACTGGATCATAAACCGATAAATATGGGTGCAGTGAGAGAAATATATATGGATGAAGTAAGAGCGGCTGTGAGAAGTATGAAAAATGGAAAATCAGTAGGACCAGATGATATACCAGGAGAAGTATGGAAGTTATTGCGTGAGGATGGATGTAAGTGGTTGACTTTGTTCTTCAATAAGTTGTTGCATGAAGAAACTATTCCCGACGAATGGTGCGACAGTTTGCTGGTGcccatttttaaaaacaaaggggATGTACAGGAATGCAACAACTATAGAGGAATAAAGCTCATGTCACATAGCATGAAAATATGGgaaaaagtgatagagagacgccTGAGACACGAGAGtgatataacacaaaaccaatttGGGTTTATGCCAGGGAGAGGTACAACAGACGCCATTTTTGCACTTCGCCAACTGTGCGAAAAATACAGACGTGCAAAAAAGAACTTGCATATGGTGTTTGTGGACCTTGAAAAGGCATACGATCGAGTACCCCGAGAGGTTTTGTGGTGGGCTTTGAAAGAGAAAAGCGTGCCTGGGAAGTATGTGGAGCTAATTCGGTCAAT CTGCTGGCACCACCGACAGGTTCAGTGTCACGGTAGGCTTGCACCAGGGATCGGCCTTAAGTCCTTACCTCTTCCTGCTTATTATGGACGCTCTGTCGTCGgacatacaggaggaggcaccCTGGTGTATGCTTTTCGCTGA